In Anseongella ginsenosidimutans, one genomic interval encodes:
- a CDS encoding YceD family protein, with protein MNPLKEFIIQFAGLKNGCHEFDFKVGDKFFGEFDYSIIKKGNLDVRLSLDKREHLLTLDFAISGTVELVCDRCLDPFDYPLESRQQQLVKISDEVEGGEQEDVVYIGTKEHEIDVTPFIYEFTHLALPMVSIHPDDAGGTPACNPETLAALEKLRTREDKQTPEGDPRWEALKKLRNN; from the coding sequence TTGAATCCGCTAAAAGAATTCATCATACAGTTTGCAGGGCTGAAAAACGGCTGTCATGAATTTGATTTTAAGGTAGGCGACAAATTCTTCGGAGAGTTCGACTACTCCATCATCAAAAAAGGCAACCTGGATGTCCGCCTCTCGTTAGATAAACGGGAACACCTGCTGACGCTGGACTTTGCGATCAGCGGGACGGTGGAACTGGTTTGCGACCGCTGCCTGGATCCTTTTGATTATCCATTGGAAAGCCGGCAGCAGCAACTGGTTAAAATCAGTGATGAAGTGGAAGGCGGCGAACAGGAAGATGTTGTATATATCGGGACAAAAGAACATGAGATTGATGTTACTCCCTTTATTTATGAATTCACTCACCTGGCCCTGCCTATGGTGAGTATCCACCCGGACGATGCCGGCGGAACACCAGCCTGCAACCCGGAAACGCTTGCCGCGCTGGAGAAACTGCGGACCAGGGAAGATAAGCAAACCCCGGAGGGAGATCCCCGCTGGGAAGCGTTGAAAAAACTAAGGAACAATTAA
- the pdxA gene encoding 4-hydroxythreonine-4-phosphate dehydrogenase PdxA, translated as MSNIKLKAGITFGDINGIGLEVIMKALLDNRINELCTPVVYGSVKIASFHRKALGIQDFSFQIIQDAASANPKRANLVNCWEEEVKVDLGENTGNGGKYALKSLQAAVKDLKEGKIDLLVTAPFNKTNIQSDEFHFPGHTEYLQQAFGSGDVLMFMITDELKIGVVTGHIPLKDVSASLSKEKIHSKLRLMNESLKKDFWIEKPRIAVLGLNPHAGDQGLLGREEKEIIIPAVNQAYSENILAFGPYPADAFFGKEIYKTFDGVLAMYHDQGLIPFKSIAAGEGVNFTAGLPAVRTSPDHGTAFDIAGKGLADESSFRKALFSAIDIVNRRREHAELSVNPLPVSRKDDE; from the coding sequence ATGAGCAACATAAAACTCAAAGCGGGTATAACTTTTGGAGATATAAACGGGATCGGGCTGGAGGTTATCATGAAAGCCTTGCTCGATAACCGGATCAATGAATTATGCACGCCGGTAGTGTACGGGTCGGTTAAGATTGCCTCCTTTCACCGGAAGGCGCTGGGCATACAAGACTTTAGTTTCCAGATCATCCAGGACGCCGCTTCGGCCAATCCCAAAAGGGCTAACCTGGTGAATTGCTGGGAGGAAGAAGTAAAAGTGGACCTTGGCGAAAATACCGGTAACGGCGGAAAATATGCGCTTAAATCACTTCAGGCAGCGGTAAAGGACCTAAAGGAAGGAAAGATCGACCTGCTCGTCACCGCTCCGTTCAATAAGACCAATATTCAAAGTGATGAATTTCATTTTCCGGGGCATACCGAATACCTGCAGCAGGCTTTTGGCAGCGGCGATGTGCTTATGTTTATGATCACCGACGAACTGAAAATAGGCGTAGTCACCGGTCATATTCCCCTCAAGGACGTTTCTGCCTCTCTCAGTAAGGAAAAGATCCATTCCAAGCTCCGGTTAATGAATGAAAGTCTCAAAAAAGACTTCTGGATAGAAAAGCCCCGCATAGCCGTACTGGGGCTCAACCCGCATGCAGGAGACCAGGGCCTGCTAGGCAGGGAAGAAAAAGAGATCATTATTCCGGCCGTCAACCAGGCTTACTCGGAAAACATCCTGGCTTTCGGGCCTTATCCCGCCGATGCCTTCTTCGGAAAAGAAATATACAAAACCTTTGACGGGGTACTCGCCATGTACCATGACCAGGGACTGATCCCGTTCAAATCGATTGCCGCCGGCGAAGGTGTTAATTTTACGGCAGGGCTTCCGGCAGTGCGGACCTCTCCTGACCATGGGACCGCATTCGACATTGCGGGAAAGGGCCTGGCAGATGAGTCTTCCTTCAGAAAAGCCCTGTTCAGCGCGATTGACATTGTAAACCGTCGCAGGGAACATGCCGAACTTTCAGTAAACCCGCTTCCCGTATCAAGAAAAGACGATGAATAA